A genome region from Chengkuizengella sp. SCS-71B includes the following:
- the dnaK gene encoding molecular chaperone DnaK: MSKVIGIDLGTTNSCVAVMEGGEAVVIPNPEGNRTTPSVIGFKKDGERIVGETAKRQAITNPDGTVISIKRHMGTDYKTTIEGKEFSPQELSAIILQKLKSDAEAYLGSTVTQAVITVPAYFNDSQRQATKDAGKIAGLEVLRIVNEPTAAALAYGLEKDEDQTILVYDLGGGTFDVSILELGDGFFEVKATSGNNRLGGDDFDQVIIDHLVSEFKKEHGIDLSKDKAAVQRLKDAAEKAKKELSGIVTTTISLPFITVVDGVPQHLEVNLTRAKFEELSADLIEKTLAPTRQAISDSGLSASEIDKIVLVGGSTRIPAVQEAVKKLTGKDPHKGVNPDEVVALGAAVQAGVLTGDVQDVVLLDVTPLTLGIETAGGVFTKMIDRNTTIPTSKSQVYSTYADNQTSVEIHVLQGERAMAADNKTLGRFMLGDIPPAPRGIPQIEVTFDIDANGIVNVSALDKGTGKSQKITITSSSGLSDDEIEQMTQDAEKFKEEDEKRKAAVETRNEADQLVYTAEKTLKDLGDKVDQAEIDKANEAKDKVKKALEGDDTDEIKKASEELTEIVQQLSVKLYEQAAQEAQAAQGAEGNAEADNAARDNVVDADYEVVDEKENK, translated from the coding sequence AATCCAGAAGGGAATAGAACTACACCGTCTGTTATTGGATTTAAAAAAGATGGAGAACGAATCGTTGGTGAAACGGCTAAACGTCAAGCGATCACAAATCCAGATGGAACGGTTATTTCCATCAAACGTCATATGGGAACTGATTACAAAACTACAATTGAGGGTAAAGAGTTCAGCCCGCAAGAATTATCTGCAATTATATTACAGAAATTAAAATCTGATGCTGAAGCATATTTAGGATCAACGGTTACACAAGCTGTTATTACTGTGCCAGCTTATTTCAATGATAGTCAGCGTCAGGCAACTAAAGATGCTGGTAAAATTGCTGGACTTGAGGTGCTTCGTATTGTAAATGAACCAACAGCTGCAGCTTTAGCATATGGTTTGGAAAAAGACGAAGACCAAACGATTTTAGTATATGATTTAGGTGGAGGTACATTTGATGTATCTATTCTTGAATTAGGTGATGGATTTTTTGAAGTAAAAGCTACAAGTGGGAATAACCGCTTAGGCGGAGACGATTTTGATCAAGTGATTATCGATCATCTAGTATCTGAATTCAAAAAAGAACACGGAATTGATTTAAGCAAAGATAAAGCGGCTGTTCAACGTTTAAAAGATGCTGCTGAAAAAGCGAAAAAAGAACTTTCTGGAATAGTAACTACTACAATTTCATTACCGTTTATTACTGTAGTAGATGGAGTTCCCCAGCATTTAGAAGTGAACTTAACTAGAGCGAAGTTTGAAGAATTATCAGCAGATTTAATTGAAAAGACATTAGCACCTACAAGACAGGCAATCAGTGATTCTGGTTTAAGTGCTAGTGAAATAGATAAAATTGTATTAGTTGGTGGTTCAACAAGAATTCCAGCAGTTCAAGAAGCAGTTAAAAAATTAACGGGTAAAGATCCTCATAAAGGTGTAAATCCAGATGAAGTAGTAGCTCTTGGAGCTGCAGTTCAAGCAGGTGTACTCACAGGTGATGTTCAAGATGTTGTATTATTAGATGTTACACCTCTTACATTGGGTATTGAAACTGCTGGTGGTGTATTTACGAAGATGATCGACCGTAATACAACAATACCAACAAGTAAATCACAAGTGTATTCAACATATGCTGATAACCAAACAAGTGTTGAGATTCATGTTCTTCAAGGGGAACGTGCAATGGCAGCAGATAATAAAACATTAGGGCGTTTTATGTTAGGAGATATTCCTCCTGCGCCACGAGGAATCCCGCAAATTGAGGTTACATTTGATATTGATGCGAATGGAATCGTGAATGTATCAGCTTTAGATAAAGGTACTGGTAAGAGTCAAAAAATCACGATTACTTCTTCTAGTGGATTGTCTGATGACGAAATTGAACAAATGACTCAGGATGCTGAGAAATTTAAAGAAGAAGACGAGAAGCGTAAAGCAGCTGTAGAAACAAGAAATGAAGCAGATCAGTTAGTTTATACAGCTGAAAAAACATTAAAAGATCTAGGAGATAAAGTGGATCAAGCAGAAATTGATAAAGCGAATGAAGCTAAAGATAAAGTGAAAAAAGCTTTAGAAGGCGATGATACTGATGAGATCAAAAAAGCTTCTGAAGAATTAACTGAAATTGTACAACAATTGTCTGTAAAATTATATGAGCAAGCAGCTCAAGAAGCTCAAGCGGCTCAAGGTGCAGAAGGAAATGCAGAAGCTGATAATGCTGCAAGAGATAATGTCGTAGATGCAGATTATGAAGTTGTAGATGAAAAAGAAAATAAATAA